A window of Castanea sativa cultivar Marrone di Chiusa Pesio chromosome 1, ASM4071231v1 contains these coding sequences:
- the LOC142641116 gene encoding uncharacterized protein LOC142641116 — protein sequence MEILERMSQPQLFLSLKRELALAVQEVFVAEKFIEDSRKKARLELDIRMETEKSLGQALAENEKLVSQVADLKRERDGAEASLKTMKTQIEGQHKLLREKDDELAQAQRERSDLEKELAQMKEEAGPFKRFLEAAKQASYEEGVAATEEQLTEAFAALCREYCQ from the exons atggaaatcTTGGAGAGAATGAGCCAACCTCAACTATTCCtgtctttaaaaagggaattagccctg GccgttcaagaagtctttgtagccgagaagtttatagaggactctcggaagaaggccagactGGAGCTTGACATTcgaatggagactgagaagtccctaggccaagccctcgcagaaaatgagaaactcgtCTCTCAGgtggctgatctcaaaagagaaagagacggtgccgaggctagcctgaagactatgaagactcAAATAGAAGGGCAGCACAAGCTTCTTCGTGAAAAAGATGACGAGCTGGCCCAAGCCCAAAGGGAGCGctcggatttggagaaggagcttgcgcaaatgaaggaggaagccggcCCATTCAAACGCTTTCTGGAggccgccaagcaggcgagttatgaggaaggggtagctgcaacagAGGAGCAgttgacagaggcttttgcggccttgtgtCGGGAGTACTGTCAgtaa